Proteins from a single region of Herpetosiphonaceae bacterium:
- a CDS encoding STAS domain-containing protein, with translation MSREAIVQALSEHVPHFAQQIVDALLAARLESYMGFSQEQLLNMATAALQAFLRDLSEDQEVAFAAYWQRVAEVRAEQGSRVEDLLRAVYLSEELLHAFVAKRFASDQPLQMWWLGRLHAIVYAGVIYLSQIFIAVRERVIRAQADQIREMSTPIVPLHDGILALPLVGVIDSYRVGQIIETLLNGISEHQAEVVIVDITGVPIVDTTVAHYLLQASRAAQLLGAQVVLVGISAEIAQAIVQLGADLSSIRTRSNMKAGIEYALSQFGLRITG, from the coding sequence ATGAGTCGGGAGGCTATTGTCCAGGCACTGTCAGAACACGTGCCTCACTTTGCTCAGCAGATCGTCGATGCACTGCTAGCTGCTCGGCTTGAAAGCTACATGGGCTTTTCGCAAGAACAACTGCTGAATATGGCTACTGCGGCGCTGCAAGCCTTTTTGCGCGATCTGTCCGAGGATCAGGAAGTTGCATTTGCGGCGTACTGGCAGCGCGTCGCCGAAGTGCGCGCCGAACAGGGGTCGCGAGTTGAGGACTTGCTGCGGGCCGTTTACCTCAGCGAAGAGCTTTTGCATGCCTTTGTCGCCAAGCGGTTTGCGAGCGATCAGCCGCTCCAGATGTGGTGGTTGGGTCGGCTTCATGCGATTGTGTATGCCGGAGTGATCTATCTTTCGCAGATATTTATCGCTGTTCGTGAGCGCGTGATTCGTGCGCAGGCCGATCAGATTCGTGAGATGTCCACGCCGATTGTTCCGCTGCACGATGGCATTCTGGCCCTACCGCTCGTCGGCGTGATCGATTCGTACCGCGTTGGGCAGATCATTGAAACGCTGCTCAATGGCATTAGCGAGCACCAGGCCGAGGTGGTGATCGTCGACATCACGGGCGTGCCGATTGTGGACACTACGGTGGCGCATTACCTCTTGCAGGCGTCACGCGCGGCGCAACTGCTCGGCGCGCAGGTTGTGCTGGTGGGTATTAGCGCGGAGATTGCCCAGGCGATCGTCCAGCTTGGTGCCGACCTGTCCTCGATCAGGACCAGATCGAATATGAAGGCGGGTATCGAATATGCCCTCTCGCAGTTTGGGCTACGCATTACCGGCTAA
- a CDS encoding sigma-70 family RNA polymerase sigma factor, whose protein sequence is MDAYYIDSMDQYIASATHDLLSAADEQRLARAYRAGDDAALNALIEHNLRLVVSIAAMYQGHGLALTDLVQEGNVGLVKAARKFDPEQGHRFSTYATWWIRQAVLRALADQSRTIRLPVHLHDLAVRACKVRAALIGQLDREPTVAELAAALGVSAKKVQVCLDALHAESSLDAPLRRGQDMDDAPTLADRLVAPGSVEAQAEQADRNARLRALVAALPEREQQVLALRYGLTDGRNRTLEEVGAVFGITRERTRQIEAHALTTLRSGAYGLS, encoded by the coding sequence ATGGACGCCTATTACATCGACAGTATGGATCAGTACATCGCGAGCGCAACGCATGATCTACTGAGCGCTGCCGACGAGCAGCGCCTGGCGCGCGCCTACCGCGCCGGGGATGACGCGGCCCTCAACGCGCTGATCGAGCACAACCTGCGCCTGGTCGTCTCGATCGCGGCAATGTATCAGGGCCACGGGCTAGCACTGACCGACCTGGTGCAAGAGGGGAATGTCGGGCTGGTGAAAGCCGCGCGGAAGTTCGATCCTGAGCAGGGCCATCGCTTCTCGACCTACGCGACGTGGTGGATTCGGCAGGCTGTGCTGCGCGCGCTGGCCGACCAGAGCCGAACGATCCGCCTCCCGGTGCATCTCCACGACCTGGCGGTCAGGGCGTGCAAGGTCCGCGCAGCGCTCATCGGCCAGCTCGATCGCGAGCCAACCGTCGCGGAGCTGGCCGCCGCGCTGGGTGTCTCGGCTAAGAAGGTGCAGGTCTGCCTGGACGCGCTGCACGCGGAGTCGTCCCTCGATGCGCCGCTGCGCCGGGGCCAGGACATGGACGACGCGCCGACGCTGGCTGATCGTCTGGTCGCGCCTGGATCGGTGGAAGCGCAGGCCGAACAGGCGGATCGCAACGCCCGTCTCCGCGCGCTGGTTGCGGCACTGCCGGAACGCGAGCAGCAGGTGCTAGCGCTGCGCTACGGCCTCACCGACGGCAGAAACCGCACGCTTGAGGAGGTTGGCGCGGTCTTCGGCATCACCCGCGAGCGCACCCGGCAGATCGAGGCGCATGCGCTTACGACCCTGCGGTCGGGCGCGTATGGGCTGTCGTAG
- a CDS encoding ClbS/DfsB family four-helix bundle protein, translated as MRDGDALPTKHALRAEMDASLTQFLAVIDALSDDDLLIPHDDAGWSVRDHLTHLAVWADGIAALLRRDDRWAAMGLVLDPADDTEPEYDVLNAQIQRQHHHLTPAAARAQLVAAHERVAAAVDALADSDLSAPYEHFVAPFTGQEGSLIYEYILGNTAHHYDEHTPWIIAIVQGERRGE; from the coding sequence ATGCGTGATGGCGATGCCCTCCCAACCAAACACGCGCTGCGCGCCGAGATGGACGCCAGCTTGACCCAATTCTTAGCGGTTATCGATGCGCTCTCCGATGATGACCTGCTCATCCCCCACGACGACGCCGGCTGGTCGGTGCGCGATCATCTCACCCATCTGGCCGTCTGGGCCGACGGGATTGCGGCGCTGCTCCGTCGTGACGATCGCTGGGCCGCCATGGGCCTGGTGCTTGACCCTGCCGATGACACAGAACCGGAGTACGATGTCCTCAACGCCCAGATCCAACGCCAGCACCATCACCTGACCCCGGCTGCCGCCCGCGCCCAGCTCGTCGCGGCCCACGAGCGCGTGGCCGCAGCGGTGGACGCCCTTGCCGACAGCGACCTGTCGGCACCCTATGAGCACTTCGTCGCACCCTTTACGGGACAGGAAGGCAGCCTGATCTACGAGTACATTTTGGGCAACACCGCTCACCACTATGACGAACATACACCCTGGATCATAGCGATCGTTCAGGGGGAGCGTCGCGGGGAGTGA
- a CDS encoding cupin domain-containing protein: protein MRMLDFSADRATTITQFASIGASSVHLGDGEGHAHIYCVRFEAGGAIGPHPTGFGQLFLIVDGAGWVSGPDGVRVAVSAGHAAYFPRGELHAKGSETGMTAIMIQVDTLRPAPAVE from the coding sequence ATGCGCATGCTTGATTTCTCGGCGGACCGGGCCACCACGATTACCCAGTTTGCTAGCATTGGGGCATCCAGCGTGCATCTTGGAGACGGCGAGGGTCACGCCCACATCTATTGTGTCCGGTTTGAAGCGGGCGGCGCTATTGGACCGCATCCGACGGGCTTTGGGCAGCTCTTTCTGATCGTCGACGGCGCGGGCTGGGTCAGCGGTCCCGACGGCGTACGGGTCGCGGTGTCGGCTGGACACGCCGCCTATTTTCCCCGTGGCGAGCTGCACGCGAAAGGAAGCGAGACGGGGATGACGGCGATCATGATTCAGGTGGACACGCTGCGACCGGCACCAGCGGTGGAGTAA
- a CDS encoding dodecin: MSEHVYKVIELVGSSKTGIEDAVANALSRASATIRNMRWFEVVETRGYIENGGIAYWQVTVKLGFTVDE; encoded by the coding sequence ATGAGCGAGCACGTGTACAAGGTGATCGAGTTGGTTGGCTCATCAAAGACGGGGATCGAAGACGCGGTTGCGAACGCCCTCAGTAGAGCGTCGGCCACTATCCGCAACATGCGGTGGTTTGAAGTGGTCGAAACGCGGGGCTACATCGAGAACGGCGGCATCGCGTACTGGCAAGTGACCGTCAAACTTGGCTTCACGGTGGACGAGTGA
- the nrdR gene encoding transcriptional regulator NrdR: MRCPYCQANDTQVLDTRKLDQGATIRRRRRCEACGRRFTTVERIEPPSLLVVKKSGNREPYEREKVLGGIKTALYRRPIAPDAAERIVNEVEAALMACDLPEVPTVVIGDLVMDRLREVDEVAYIRFASVYRAFNDVGKLREAMDALRNTTP; encoded by the coding sequence ATGCGCTGTCCATATTGCCAGGCGAACGATACACAAGTGCTGGATACACGCAAGCTCGATCAGGGCGCCACGATTCGGCGTCGGCGGCGGTGCGAGGCGTGTGGACGGCGTTTTACAACGGTGGAGCGAATCGAGCCGCCGTCGCTGCTGGTCGTCAAGAAGAGCGGCAATCGTGAGCCGTACGAGCGCGAGAAGGTGCTCGGCGGGATCAAGACCGCGCTCTATCGTCGACCGATCGCGCCCGACGCCGCCGAGCGGATCGTGAATGAGGTCGAGGCCGCGCTGATGGCCTGCGATCTGCCGGAGGTGCCCACGGTGGTCATCGGCGATCTGGTGATGGATCGGCTGCGCGAGGTCGACGAGGTGGCCTATATCCGGTTTGCCTCGGTCTACCGCGCATTCAACGACGTGGGCAAGCTGCGCGAGGCGATGGATGCGCTGCGCAATACGACACCGTAA
- a CDS encoding restriction endonuclease encodes MPTQPPVMDETPETTDHTTEAPAKRARAAAKEKAPRAARPPLGQVLRELDWLTLLVVGLGLGALWIFVIVDGGPLQILAGLLPVTAGILVGRRVQRHIVWHAVLLSLIATIAAAVAGAIILSTRQVLAEETAQILFIAILTLPIFPALGVITASRSEQRLRAAREENEKRGGRLDRPGRVRSIDDLRALSLPQLGGYVADLFRKHGFLINDYRFEKERLDFQVSYEGEPWLLRVTTAEKVKPGFAQELAQRMKAEGVKKGVVITSMDFQEGAARWAKDKPIVLLDGPTLLSMND; translated from the coding sequence ATGCCAACTCAACCACCTGTGATGGACGAAACACCTGAGACAACCGATCATACGACCGAAGCTCCGGCGAAGCGCGCGCGGGCAGCGGCGAAAGAGAAAGCGCCGCGCGCAGCCAGGCCGCCGCTCGGCCAGGTGCTCCGTGAGCTGGACTGGCTGACTCTGCTGGTCGTTGGGCTTGGCCTGGGCGCGCTCTGGATCTTTGTGATCGTGGACGGCGGCCCGCTGCAAATCCTGGCCGGGCTGCTGCCGGTGACGGCTGGCATTCTTGTGGGCCGTCGTGTACAGCGGCATATCGTCTGGCACGCCGTGCTCCTGAGCCTGATCGCGACGATTGCGGCTGCTGTTGCCGGAGCGATCATCCTGTCAACTCGTCAGGTACTCGCCGAGGAGACGGCGCAAATCCTGTTCATCGCGATCCTGACGCTGCCGATCTTTCCGGCGCTGGGCGTGATCACCGCGTCGCGCAGCGAGCAGCGGCTCCGCGCGGCCCGCGAAGAAAACGAGAAGCGCGGCGGGCGGCTCGATCGGCCTGGTCGGGTGCGCTCCATTGACGATCTGCGCGCGCTGTCGCTGCCGCAGTTGGGCGGCTACGTCGCCGATCTGTTCCGCAAGCACGGCTTCTTGATCAACGACTATCGCTTCGAGAAGGAGCGGCTCGATTTCCAGGTAAGCTACGAGGGTGAGCCGTGGCTGCTGCGCGTGACCACCGCTGAGAAAGTCAAGCCCGGCTTTGCCCAGGAGCTGGCGCAGCGCATGAAGGCAGAGGGCGTCAAGAAGGGCGTGGTCATCACCTCGATGGATTTTCAAGAGGGCGCGGCGCGCTGGGCCAAAGATAAGCCGATTGTGCTGCTGGACGGCCCTACGCTGCTCTCGATGAACGATTAG
- a CDS encoding glycosyltransferase family 4 protein, translating to MHFLHVIQRYYPYVGGSEGYFKELSERLVADGHRVTVLTTDAWDLDHFWAARRKTISEPETIHNGVCIKRFPVQRAPGPPIGYPILRRLMVELGRLPGTTPLLNRMALLTPRVPAMYRYLATTSERFDLVHTTNITLDFTILPALRFAQRRGIPHLCTPFVHLGEPGNRQIVRYYSQRHHLAILRQSKYVMVQTELEGDYLRQRGVPQEKLRTIGCWVRPEALVGGDAQRFRREHNVGGPVVLAIGAAAFDKGTMHTIAAMQRLWQGGSDATLVLIAATTLAQFEQFYSALPESTRQRMLLLRAAPHQTKLDALAAADLYVMPSRTDSFGIVYLEAWMYNLPVIGARAGGVPAVIDDGQNGLLVDFGDVTGLAEQIRRLLADRALAERLGACGRAKVLRELTFDRKYASIRAVYEEALAEDQAPRTEN from the coding sequence ATGCACTTTTTACACGTCATTCAGCGCTACTATCCCTACGTCGGCGGCTCCGAGGGCTACTTCAAGGAGTTGAGCGAGCGGCTGGTCGCGGACGGGCATCGGGTCACGGTACTCACAACCGACGCCTGGGATCTGGATCATTTCTGGGCAGCGCGCCGCAAGACGATCTCCGAGCCTGAGACGATCCATAACGGCGTGTGCATCAAACGCTTTCCGGTGCAGCGCGCGCCCGGCCCGCCGATCGGCTACCCGATCCTGCGGCGGCTGATGGTCGAGCTGGGCCGCCTGCCGGGCACCACGCCGCTGCTGAACCGAATGGCGCTGCTGACGCCGCGCGTCCCGGCGATGTATCGCTACCTGGCGACGACCAGCGAGCGCTTCGATCTGGTCCACACCACCAACATCACGCTCGATTTCACGATCCTGCCCGCTCTACGCTTCGCGCAGCGCCGAGGCATTCCGCATCTCTGCACGCCATTCGTCCACCTGGGAGAGCCCGGCAATCGCCAGATCGTGCGCTACTACAGCCAGCGCCATCACCTTGCGATCTTACGTCAATCAAAATATGTGATGGTCCAGACCGAGCTCGAAGGCGATTACCTGCGGCAGCGCGGCGTGCCCCAGGAGAAGCTGCGCACGATCGGCTGCTGGGTGCGCCCCGAAGCGCTGGTCGGCGGCGATGCCCAGCGCTTCCGGCGCGAGCACAACGTCGGCGGCCCGGTTGTCCTGGCGATCGGCGCTGCGGCGTTCGACAAAGGCACGATGCACACGATCGCGGCCATGCAGCGGCTCTGGCAGGGCGGCAGCGACGCGACGCTGGTGCTGATCGCCGCGACGACGCTGGCGCAGTTCGAGCAGTTCTACTCAGCGCTGCCGGAGTCGACCAGACAGCGCATGCTGCTGCTGCGGGCCGCGCCGCATCAGACGAAGCTGGATGCGCTGGCCGCCGCCGATCTGTACGTCATGCCCTCGCGTACCGATTCGTTTGGGATCGTGTATCTGGAAGCCTGGATGTACAATCTGCCGGTGATCGGCGCGCGGGCAGGCGGCGTGCCCGCCGTGATCGACGACGGGCAGAACGGTCTGCTGGTGGATTTCGGCGACGTGACGGGGCTGGCCGAGCAGATCCGGCGCTTGCTTGCGGATCGCGCGCTGGCCGAGCGGCTGGGAGCCTGTGGTCGGGCCAAGGTGCTACGTGAGCTGACGTTCGATCGAAAGTATGCCTCGATCCGCGCCGTGTACGAGGAGGCGCTGGCGGAGGACCAAGCGCCGAGAACCGAGAACTGA